From a region of the Coffea arabica cultivar ET-39 chromosome 3e, Coffea Arabica ET-39 HiFi, whole genome shotgun sequence genome:
- the LOC113737901 gene encoding protein FANTASTIC FOUR 2, protein MTTILQSCLETQFCETATVKLRVAPSKTLESSRSSPCDCPTEVSSKATPNMSSNHDSRGWSFLQFLNNVSSTPKETMEKENVYVHPLTKQYSSSRLSEKSLELCTENLGSETGSDIMDISILSLSSSNSPTSSEDSWIKQEGKLPQEVETSSKCKVNNSRNFPPPLTTISGSNSLQFRPHREDGRLVIQAVEAPLKHNYFQAERSHGRLRLSFLIDHATKFESQLTRMEEDEVDVSEDEDEDCYQLEEEEDDEEGCNIFDVDVETGREKFHRLMNTRCNEGGHGNNGLCNWQEPVWVATS, encoded by the coding sequence ATGACCACCATATTACAATCTTGTCTTGAGACGCAGTTCTGTGAAACAGCAACTGTCAAGCTCAGAGTTGCTCCCTCCAAAACCTTGGAGTCGAGCAGAAGTAGTCCCTGCGACTGTCCAACGGAGGTCAGCAGTAAGGCTACGCCAAACATGTCCTCCAACCATGATTCACGAGGTTGGAGTTTCCTACAGTTTCTCAACAATGTTTCTTCAACTCCCAAAGAAACAATGGAGAAAGAAAATGTGTACGTCCATCCTTTGACGAAGCAATATTCATCCTCAAGACTGAGCGAAAAAAGCTTGGAATTATGCACTGAAAATTTGGGGAGTGAGACGGGCAGTGATATCATGGATATCAGCATTTTGTCACTGTCTTCATCCAATTCTCCAACGAGCTCTGAAGATTCTTGGATAAAACAAGAAGGAAAGCTGCCTCAAGAAGTGGAAACATCATCAAAGTGTAAGGTGAATAATTCTCGAAATTTTCCACCTCCCTTGACTACAATAAGTGGTTCAAATTCACTCCAATTTAGACCCCACCGGGAAGATGGAAGATTAGTTATTCAAGCCGTCGAGGCCCCATTGAAACATAACTATTTTCAAGCCGAACGAAGCCATGGCCGCCTCAGGCTGTCTTTTTTGATAGATCATGCTACTAAGTTTGAGTCGCAATTGACTAGAATGGAAGAAGATGAAGTTGATGTTAGTGAAGACGAAGATGAAGATTGCTATCAActagaggaagaagaagatgacgAAGAAGGATGCAATATTTTTGATGTTGATGTTGAAACGGGAAGGGAAAAATTTCACAGGCTAATGAATACTAGATGCAACGAAGGTGGGCATGGGAACAACGGATTGTGTAATTGGCAGGAGCCTGTATGGGTGGCTACATCCTAA